One Bombus terrestris chromosome 15, iyBomTerr1.2, whole genome shotgun sequence genomic window, TGGACAATGATGTCGCTGGTACCCGCGTTCCTTCTCGGTTGGATGTTCATCACAATTGGGGTGACTACGTTCGTGCTTTTAGTTATGGGCAGACTGATAACCGGCGCCTGTGGCGGAATGTTCTGCGTCGTCGCGCCGATGTACTCGGCCGAGATCTCCGAAAAAGAAATTAGAGgtacgagagaaaaaagaaactgcATTCGATGAGCTTTACCGAAGGAAAAATATAGATGTTTTCGATCGATTTCAAAGAATATTAAGATTCTTGCGCCATAGTATTTATATCAGTATCTACTGGAAACGAGGTACGTTAGAAAGTCTATGATAGGATCGCGAAAATTTAGAGTTTCTGACAAAAAGATGTTCTGAAGAAGAAGCAATGCCAAATAATAATAACGGCAATCGATAATCGATGTTTAACACCGCAGATCTATAATCATTGATGTACTTTGTGGTAACAAAAACCTTCCTATTCGTAAGCTTTCAAACGTTGTACCATCCTCTTCAGTAGGTATTGCTCTAAATACTATAGTACGATTTAATACAAAGCTTGACTCTGTTGTACGATTAGGTACTTTGGGAGTCTTCTTCCAATTATTACTCGTGATCGGGATCCTGTATGCTTACTGCTGCGGCTACGCTAGGAACATCGTTGTGATATCGATTCTATGTGGTATCGCTCCTCTCTTATTCGCCAGCATCATGACCTTCATGCCGGAGAGCCCGCTGTTTTACATGGCGAAAGAGAACGAAGAAGCCGCCAAGAAGTCGATGCGATTCTTCCGTGGATCGGAGTACAATATCGATCCTGAGATCAGCGCGTTTAAAGTCAGTGTTACACTTGCTACAAATACCGAAGTATTTGCGAGATTCTTACGCTGCTCGCAAGCAATTCGCAAATTATGTTCGCTGCCAGTGTGGACACTTTGCGAGCAGCGAAATATCCAGCAAGCAAGAAATACTTTTTGCTCGAGAAACAGTACGGTAGAACTCCATTTgttggaacgaaattttagttattaCAAACTTTAGTTATCGATCCGTGACAATTACGACCACATATCTCAGATATCGAGTTTATGATAAGAAAGAACAGTTAGAGATATTTTTAAGTGGATTTGACTTTGCGAGGCTACCGAAGGGTTGAATGAATTTCTGTCGCTTGAATCCATTTATCTGGACCTCTGGTTTATGATCTGCTTTCCATCCGATGACAAATGGAAATAAATGGAACTCTACTGTACATCAAAGGTTTATTTTAAGGCAAGTATGAACTGAGTATCGCGTTTTGAAGCAGCATTTGGTACTTGAAAATAGGACCAAATAGACAAAAGCAGGCGCGAGAAGGTGACGTTCTCTGCGTTCTTGAAGAAACCAGTGTTGAAGACCATGGGAGTGGCATATGGGTTGATGTTCGCGCAACAATTCAGCGGCATCAACGCTATTATTTTCTACTGCGAGACGATCTTCAGACAAACTGGCGTTGACATGGATCCCTTGCTCCAGATGTTGATCTTTGCAGTGGTCCAGGTGATCGCCTGCGCTATATCGGCCTCGTTGATCGATCAGGTTGTCGCTCGTATCTTTCGTAATTGCGACGAGCGAACGCTGCGTTTCATTGTTGAAGAATTTCTGACAGGTTTTTAACCCTTTCAAAATCGAATTATTTATGACAAAAATATCTTTCCTACCAATtatttatacgcgatatcgaGCGTGAAAGGGTTGAGAATGTTTCTTGCAAAGTACACAAATTTATTGACGTACCGAATGCAGCGTTCGTTCTTCGAATCTCCAACTCACAAAGGACAAAAAGCGTAGCAACATTTGGAAAATTGTTATAGCTGGGTCGAAAGATCCTCATGATGATATCCTGCGGCGTGATGTGTCTCTGTCTGATGGCTCTAGGCATCTTCTTCGTTTTGAGGACCAACAATCCCGACCAAGCCGACCGTCTATTTTGGTTACCGCTCGTTTCTGCTTGCCTATATATCCTGGCTTTCTGCCTGGGTGCCGGTTAGTAACAAAGTAGCATCATCACCTCGCTTTTAACGCAAATCCATCTCTACTTAACCCATTCGGAACCGTTTGGGAATTCGagaaatcaatattttgaaatctCGATGGTACTGGATGTGGATAAAGACTCGTTTTCGTCTGTAAACACTCGAAAGccatttttcaatttaacatGACACTCTTTTGCTGCACAATTGCGTTTTAAACTGCTTTTCCGAAAAACCAGGTCCCATACCATGGGCCTACATGGGCGAAATCTTCCCAGCGAAACTAAAAGGGACAGCTTCCTCCAGCGCGGCGTGTTTGAACTGGATGCTGGCGTTCATCGTGACCGTATCGTTTTCCTCTGTGGTCGATGCTGTTGGGAACGCAGCTGTGTTCTTTTTCTTCGCAATGATCTGTCTATTGAGCGTGGTTTTCGTGATATTCTGCATGATCGAGACCAAGGGGAAGACGTTTGCCGACATTCAAAGGGAGTTCGGCACTTATGACATCAACGAACGTTGAGCATAGCATTCGATTACGAGAAATACATAGACAGAGGTTTCTGCGGACCTATCGCTGAGAGCACCGATAGCAGTATAAATTTGTCATCGTACGATAACGGTGAGATGAATGTGAAATGCCGGTGCGTGAATCGTGGAAACTTTGTAAGTAAATTCTGAAAAATAAATGTAGCTCGACTTGAACGAATATGCACGTATGTAGAAAcatcgaataattaataattaattctttaacTCTCACGCGGTATAACGCTGgctttaaaattataaatttcctaCCAAGAGAAATATTCAGAGTCTCATTTTCCAAGCGGACAAAATTCTTTTCCGACGGAGGAAGGAGATGTAAGCTAAACTTGAACTCTCGAGGACCATACGGTTCGTGCACGTACATATGCAAAGGCACGTACAATGCGTAGCTGCGTTGCAGCTTGCCTGCCCTTGGTGCGATTCTCGAGTCAACAATGATGCGCCTGTGGCTGGCTCCGCCcatgtaaaatgaaaaatcgttGAGATTAGTGTGCGATGAGAGTTATTTATGTTACGAGAGAAGGTTGGCCCCGTTTGAACGAAAAAGCCTGAACGCGTTCTTTCATGGACGTTGACCTAACGGGTTAATCGGGGAGCATCGATCGATCACCGAGCAATGAAAGCCTGATTGGTAATTGCTCGTCGATAGCAAACACCACCTACCTCTCTTTATTCGCCTTTCTTTAATAAGAAACGCCGAGAACATGGTatattcataattatattttaacattacTATATAGAAACTTAATTCGACTTCGTGCGTGAAATTTAACATTTGCTCTCTcttactaaaaagaaaaaaaattagcaACTAACTGTTTTCAATAACTATCCGCAGAAATTTAAAGAGCAACTGTCTTTTACTCCTCTGATCACGAGCCCCACACTCTGCTCAATTCTATCTGTTAAATTGTTCTGTTTGTGGAACAATCTTAAAGTATGAGATCAACGGACAATTTAACGTTTCCGAAATAAACTTCTACTGAGGAACTATTCGATCGGAGATCAAACGTTTCTAGTATTCGTCTTAATAAATACGCGAATGTCGAGGATGAAATATCTGCTCTCCCTACCCTTCCCTTTCTGCTGTTCGATGCATTTGTCATGCAGTTGCCATCGCTCGGTAGGCGTTCGCTTTCATCGATTATGCAttcgaatttatatttatgaagcGTAGTAGCTTCTCGTATCGGCGTTCTAATAATGGATGCTGCTATAAACCTCTCGTCAGGGTCGGCCGTTGCATGTCGACGTACGCTGCCTACTCTCTGTATCGAGCCACGCGTTGTCTCAGCTTCACAGATTTTTCCCTCCATGTTGTCGTGCGTTTTGCGGATCCTCCATCGGCGGGCCGTCCAACAAACGCTGTTTCCCCACGTGGCCGGATGTTTACGCGCGCCTCGATTCCTCGAGGGACAGAAGGAAAGGAGAGAAACGTTCTCGAGCAGGAGGATGTCTAGGAGATCCACGCAACGATCGAACTGACATCGTTCGTTTCGAATCGAATAAAATGATCTTTACGTGGAAATCGGATCATCTGGTTAATCCTTGATATTcgttaattgaatttaatttgttatttctaaTAGAGGAACGAAATCTACGGAACGAGGAAAGATTAGGAATTGGGCAAATTTGACCTCCTGGTCGACGTTCTAGGTTAACGCTAGGACTACCAAAGTGGTCTAAATTCGCAATTCTTTTATAGAAAGTATATGCTCCTACGATACTTTAAGAGTTAATCGTTATTCGTGGCGATCGCCGTGAGCGTTGACACGTTAGACGAACGGAAGCCACGAGCTGCTGATCAAGTAGAGGCGAGTGACCATTCCACAACAGTGTTGGATCCCTTCGTCGCCGAATAAATTTGCCGGCGAAACCGAAAGTATTGAAGGAGAAAGGCACGCTCTCATGCAAGAAACAGCCCCGACGGGAGGTCAGGAGAGACCAGACGAGTTTTTCGCGCGTTCCGCCAAGAATCGCTCGTAGGTTCTTTCTTCGTGGGAAGAAGCTGACTTCTGGAAGCGACTGGTGGAAAAATGGCTTGGTGTTATAGAATGTTTGCCAGACTCTCTCGTCAGTTTCTACTTCCCTTTTGGCGAGTTGGTTTTCGCTAGATTCATTTTCGAGTCAAAAAAGACAGAAAAATAGCATCGAATACATCTCGTACGTTTCTATAGACTTTCCTTTTTATCAAAGTACGTGGAATTTACATCTATTTATCCAATTATGAAAGCGAAAATATATCTACATTTAAGTACAAAAGTGTAAAACAACAATGTCGCAAGATACAACGTGAAAGGGTTAAAGGATGATCGAAGAGCGTGTGCACTGACAAAACCCGACTCTTTCTCCGGTTTCTCTCCGAACGCTGGACCGATACGCCAAGAGAGCCAGTTCGAAGTCGTTGTTTCGAGGCAGTCTGTTGTATATTTCATGAACGGTGAGTTTCCATCCTCGTCGGTGTATCGGGAGAGAAGGACAAACTGGAGCGCATCGCTGACGTGGTACGAACCACGCACGATGCCATCGTCGCACCATTTTATTATACGTAACGCTCGCGTCTGCGGAAAATTGCGTTTTTTCACACAAGCTTTACGCCACGCGATAGGGGTGATTACGCCGCATCTCGTGTTTACGAACGCTACAAACCTTTCTGCTACCTTTGCAACCTTCTACCCTCTTCTTCGCCTCAGCATCgtctttttttctaaatttcttttaaagaattttgttaGCAACTTCTCTATATTCTGTAACGAAAGTTCATTTCCAAGCTACGTCCGCTCACCcgaataattatacaaattaaattacCGTATTATTACTGTTCCAAGTTTCGGTTTTCACGACAAAAATCGATATCGAAAAGTCGCGGTTTTCGAATGCCACGGTTTCCAGCACAAAAGGGTTCGCAGCGACCCGACTTCCACCCTTCACCTCTCTTCTCATCAGATAGATTCCATTTGCCTCTCTTGATGTCACCCTATCGTTCTCCAAGCCTGTTTACCTGTCTCCTCTTCGGCTGGCTGAGTCGACCCACACACGATCCACGCTTCAAGGTTCCGCTTGCGGATCACTTGGCAGACGGTGCgaacgcgcgcgcacacacgtgTGTCGTCCCCTCTTTTACTCTCTTCTTCTCCCGTTTGCTCCGCGTCGATTGCACACTGCACCATTGCACCGCGGGGCCATTGGCCTCTCTCCGCTCGGTATCGTTACGCGTGCTCGCTCGTTTCTCGGCGACACACAGCTCGAAGCCGAAAAGCACCGTGCTGCGAGAGCGCGCTTTTTTCTGCACCTCTCTCCTCCGCGATTTATCGCGAGGCCATGCTCGTACCTCGTATTGACTCCGCACGGCATGCTCGCCTGCGTCATGCGCGAAACGAGGACGGGTCACCGTGTCGCGAGCCGATTTTTCCTAAGTGTATGTTCGTACGATCGGTTGGAATTGTGGCTTTCGCACGAATACCGAAGAGATAAGTATTGGTTCTTCCGTGCAGCTACCACGTTCAAGCCACCTTGGGACCAGTTTTATTTCTTGCTGCATTTCGTATTAGCGACGCGGCAATTATTCGGAAAACGTAGAATTTCTAACGGACTTTTACTCGAATTTCCGACGCTGCATGATCTTTGTCGACTTCgtgtaaaaaatacaaatatcgtATCCTTTACAAGACTTTAAGGTTCTCCGTGTGTTATTTGACGATTCTACTCCTTGCGAGGccttttataaaattactcaAATTCGTAAAGCTGTATGAATTTCTACGGTTCTACATGAAAAATTCGAGCATTATGCATAGCATTGCTTCTCtactacaaaatatttcattagatTACTACAATTTATACGGACACGTGAATTTTCACGATTCTCTCTGccaaaatacataaatatcataTCCACTCGCATAGCATTGCTTACGCGTGTCTTCTAAAATATCTTGCATGGAATTCCCCGAATTCGTCAAATTATGTGAATTTCCAGGAATCATACATCTCCagggaaaatacaaatattctgTCCTATTGCAAAGCTTTCACGATTCTCCTACAAGCAAGCGCGCCGATTAATTGCTCCGTAGTTTCACCGTTAATCAATCTTCCATCACGTACCTTGTAACGGTGTCCCCGGAATGAAGCCGCCGCTAATGGAGTCGAAACTCTGCCTAGACCCTCGAGCCTCCAAATTTAGCGAAAGCGAGGAAGCAGGGTCCCCGTAggcgattaattaatttctatctgCTGCGATCTTGGTCTGTCCGAATCGCGAGATTCTCGTTTCCTGTGCGCGCTATCGGCCTACCATAAATAACGCGAACGCAGAAATAAACGCGGTATCGGGCCAGTCTCGCTCGTCTCTCGATTATGCATTAGCTTGTACACGCGCTCAAGCTTCTCTCTTGCCTGTATCTCTATCTTTGCTGCGTCTGACTAGTATCGTCAGTCTATCCACTATCTACTTACTGCCGCTGGCTCTTTCTCGGTACACGCGGGAGAGGGCTGAATTCGTAGGAGGATCGACGTCAATGGAGATCGCTGTTTCGAATGTTCTACACGGAATCCTTTTATCACCAGTCCGCGTGCCCGCCCTGAAAGAAACTACTGTGCACGTGCGTCAATGGTCGCGTTCCGGCGTACCGTTTTATCAGCGATAGCAATATCACCCCCTTGTTTTTTCTTCGTCGCTTTCCTCCTCCATTTTTACTAGATCATAAGGAAcgctttctctttttattcgtaAGATGTAATTTTTAGGAAAATTTGGGATTTCCTTCTAATGTGAAAATTAGAACGTTTAGAAATTATTGAAGGATTAACTTCCGTCTGCCACAGGCGATGAAAcaaataaagaatgaaatataagATTCTTTATACAGTATAATAAAGATCAACGAATTCGGTTTGACACTTGCTGTCATTTTCATGCGTGTACTCCGATTTCAAGTCGCTGATGCTAATTTTACGTTTACTGTTTTTCTGCTATGTAAATATCGTATAACTACGTGTTTCCTGTTCCCCACTGCAATATGTCGCAATAACTACGCGTTTCCTGTTTTCCAACATAATATAGCAATTTCAATATTGGGCGGTAATACACAGCAAAGTAAACAAGCGTTTTGCTTTTTCAATCCTCTTTATTCTGTTTTCTAGGCCTCCCGCATTCGCGAAAATTACTCTTATACGATTCAAGGAATTCGAAAATTACGATTCTCTTGCTCAACTGTCGATATATTACGCGCGTTAATCCGTGTCAGCGATCATCCTTAATCCAAGGTGTAATCAGCAGCGTATCCAAATGCAGCGCGACGCGAAGGACGAGGCGTGAAATCGCCTCGTTTCTCGAGGTGTTCCCGGTCAATCGTGGATCGTTAAAAGAGATCGACTAACGTTACGGTGCGTATATTTCCGAGCGACCCAGTTGCATAGCGAATGCAGCAGCAACCGGTCGTAGGCTGTAGCCTAGCGTTGGGACTGATACAGCATCGATGCTTGTCGATATCAACTTACGAATTTCCCGATCCTATATCATATTGTAATTATCCACTTCAATTTTCACaatctccccccccccccccatacTCCactctatttttgtttcttctttaataTTCCATTTTTGAAACGAGGAATCGATCGAGAGAGCTCGAGAAACCAATGTGCTCTTTATTACTTCATTAAAGTATAAGCGGTATTTTAAAACGATCAAAGTCTTTGTATTTGCGCGTGTAGGTTCGCTTGTTAACACGCAGCTGCGTTTGAaggaaataatttatgaaaatatattcttaGTCGCGCACTTGCATAAATATATAGCCAACGTAAATTAAACGATAGAAATGTATATCAATATAAACTAAATATACGCTTAATTCGTATCAAAAGGGTTAAGTATCAAATTGTTCGAACGTAATCGATACGTATTGTATCAGCTCCATCGCTAGTTTCATCACGCGCGGGTACCGTTGTCGTCGCGACACGTACCAAGCTTTCTCCGTTTCTTCTTCATGCGAGCAGTTCGTTTCCTGATTAAAACGAACGGTCTGTGCGCCTTGTCCAAGTCTTTTCAACGTGCCTTATCTCTGCCGGTTCGATGGATCGGAGAGCAGCCTCGAAATTAAGGCATTTTTGTCCCGATAACGAGACGATCATTAACAGTGACCCACGACTGGGACGCGTTTTAAATTGCTCAGACGTTTTACAGACAGGTTTGCCTCTCTTTGCTAACAGGGACCGGTTTCCTAAGCCGATAGTGCGCAACAAAAAGACACGATTAATGGCGCATCACTGGCAGTATCGATGGCATTCGGAATCCTCCGTTGTGCTCTGGCCTGGATTGGAACCTCGCGTGACGATTCTTACTTAGTTGTTTGGAAAATAATTGACTTACGACTCGAAACGGTAACTCTGTTGTATGCGATTAATACCAGAACTGTCAACGCTTGTAAAAGATATACTATCGTTGGCgagtatatttttgaaatatataaaatcattggaaatatacaaaatatagttctTTTCCAAGTAACGTTTTTGAATTTAATTCGCATTAGGTAATACAAcattaattttaaaagaataattttagcTAACAAGAATTCGACGAAGAGAATAATTAATCAGCGCGAATAAATGATCGACGAATAtgttcaaaataataaaattgtcttCCGGAGACGTCCAAATTACGCAATTCGAATCATCAGCGTTGGATTAGGTGTGGAGAGGATACGAACATCGATGGTTGCGAATGAACATAAAGCGAAGAAACAacgaaaatgtatgaaatttctaattttcttgaGAAGTTTCAAGCGAATTGATCGGGTATTAACAACGATTATGAAAATACCCATATTCAGGGAAATTTATTCCGGAGATCGTACGAAATATTTTTGCGGCGTCGAAGGGCACAGGCAACTTTTAATTACGCGATGTTCTTCGCGAATGGAGGGAAAACGAGAGTCTACCGTGAAGCCGCTGTCAGCCGAGGGGAAGACAGAAAAAAATACAGGATCATAAAGCATCCGTG contains:
- the LOC100644462 gene encoding facilitated trehalose transporter Tret1, coding for MADKDKEDFKSLFRRRLPQYIAACAACMGGFSLGCGIGWSAPCVEVLKEKHEYDTFSTNVIASVFPLGAALGMPVVPFLVDKIGRKWTMMSLVPAFLLGWMFITIGVTTFVLLVMGRLITGACGGMFCVVAPMYSAEISEKEIRGTLGVFFQLLLVIGILYAYCCGYARNIVVISILCGIAPLLFASIMTFMPESPLFYMAKENEEAAKKSMRFFRGSEYNIDPEISAFKDQIDKSRREKVTFSAFLKKPVLKTMGVAYGLMFAQQFSGINAIIFYCETIFRQTGVDMDPLLQMLIFAVVQVIACAISASLIDQLGRKILMMISCGVMCLCLMALGIFFVLRTNNPDQADRLFWLPLVSACLYILAFCLGAGPIPWAYMGEIFPAKLKGTASSSAACLNWMLAFIVTVSFSSVVDAVGNAAVFFFFAMICLLSVVFVIFCMIETKGKTFADIQREFGTYDINER